Proteins encoded in a region of the Neodiprion lecontei isolate iyNeoLeco1 chromosome 5, iyNeoLeco1.1, whole genome shotgun sequence genome:
- the LOC107217251 gene encoding uncharacterized protein LOC107217251 isoform X6 has protein sequence MYMISLHFCTFIFSADNDITSAVELFAKYRYNTMKKTSCKDHSRNECMEVEDISESRSYGRRHSKGGCSEREMDDDQEIFQEVEVQMVVPPDGGWGWVIVAASFMCNLVVDGIIFSFGVFLVHICEELSVSKAQVALVGSLQSGFYLITGPFVSALANKYGFRLVAMLGSVISCSALILAFFGQSIELLCISYGVLGGIGAGLIYVPAVISAGFYFERWRALATGIAVCGSGIGAFILAPITKILINHYGWRGAFLIQAGLLIYLFRMLLNCAVFGALLRPLAPSCVKVYKATEEKTEIEMVPLSRKSGSAGCLYTTQPSGRRLLGTNNNTEFATATQLLGSSPNIVNCRSLHSLHKESHRMGKQVKSNHSSLDRLSEPVLYPDVKILSDQELKTVEEENNLLSGDLERLNGRVPTNERRHTVCVRRDRSNSDTSQKFYKSRPATASKDNIQRPFYRDDIFYGGSLRRLSHYKSQTSSVGYHMSVTRLPTEADVDEEKSGACYLCPEGVRRILVTMLDFSLLKSPSFLTLAFSGSLTMMGFYTPFTYLPAVFAALRTILIVDLIGLEKLTNAFGLALLFQGVAAAIGTPLSGVFMNITGSYDVSFYISGSLMLISAVICYPLEKINRWEKLRGNEESLELQ, from the exons ATGTACATGATTTCTTTACACTTCTGTACATTTATCTTCTCAGCCGACAACGATATTACTTCAGCAGTTGAATTATTTGCGAAGTATAG ATATAATACGATGAAGAAAACTTCCTGCAAAGATCACTCCAGGAATGAGTGCATGGAGGTGGAGGACATTTCTGAAAGTCGGAGTTACGGCCGTCGTCATAGCAAAGGGGGTTGTTCGGAAAGGGAAATGGATGACGatcaagaaatttttcag GAAGTCGAGGTGCAGATGGTCGTTCCACCGGATGGTGGCTGGGGTTGGGTCATAGTTGCAGCTTCTTTCATGTGTAACTTGGTTGTGGATGGCATCATCTTTAGCTTCGGCGTATTTCTAGTTCACATTTGCGAAGAATTATCCGTTTCAAAGGCACAAGTCGCCCTTGTGGGCTCTCTGCAGAGTGGATTCTACCTGATCACTG GCCCGTTCGTGTCGGCGCTAGCTAACAAGTACGGATTTAGGCTGGTAGCGATGCTTGGCAGTGTCATAAGTTGTTCAGCTCTAATTCTGGCATTCTTCGGCCAGTCGATTGAACTTTTGTGCATCTCATACGGTGTTTTGG gTGGGATAGGAGCTGGTCTCATTTACGTCCCTGCCGTGATATCAGCtggattttattttgaacgttGGCGTGCTTTAGCAACAGGCATAGCAGTTTGCGGATCAGGAATTGGTGCATTTATACTAGCGCCAATCACTAAAATCTTAATTAATCACTACGGTTGGAGAGGAGCATTTCTCATTCAAGCGGGTCTGCTCATCTACTTATTCA GAATGCTGCTGAATTGTGCGGTTTTCGGAGCGTTGCTTCGACCCTTGGCACCGTCCTGCGTGAAGGTTTATAAAGCTACTGAGGAGAAGACCGAGATTGAGATGGTGCCATTGTCCAGGAAATCTGGTTCTGCGGGTTGCCTCTACACGACACAGCCATCCGGACGCCGACTCCTTGGTACAAACAACAATACTGAATTTGCGACCGCCACACAGTTGCTTGGTAGCAGCCCTAATATCGTAAA CTGCAGATCATTGCATTCACTTCACAAAGAGAGCCACAGAATGGGAAAGCAAGTGAAATCCAATCACAGTAGTCTCGACAGATTGTCGGAACCCGTACTATATCCAGATGTGAAAATTCTTTCTGATCAAGAATTGAAAACCGTCGAGGAGGAAAACAATTTGCTGAGCGGTGACTTGGAGCGTCTCAATGGGCGTGTACCGACA AATGAACGAAGACATACAGTGTGCGTTCGCCGAGACAGATCCAATTCCGACACAAGTCAAAAGTTTTACAAATCAAGACCGGCCACTGCTAGCAAAGACAACATACAGAGACCATTTTATAGGGATGACATATTCTACGGTGGTTCATTGAGGAGGTTGTCTCACTACAAGTCACAG ACGTCTTCGGTTGGATATCACATGTCGGTGACGCGACTCCCAACAGAAGCAGACGTGGACGAGGAGAAGAGTGGAGCTTGCTACTTGTGCCCCGAAGGAGTGCGACGTATATTGGTGACAATGCTGGACTTTAGCCTTCTCAAAAGTCCCTCATTCCTAACTCTGGCCTTCAGTGGCTCTTTAACCATGATGGGATTCTATACGCCTTTCACGTATCTCCCAG ctGTATTTGCCGCACTCAGGACCATCTTGATTGTCGATTTGATAGGGTTGGAGAAATTAACGAATGCCTTCGGGTTGGCGCTATTATTTCAAGGTGTCGCTGCGGCTATTGGTACACCTCTTTCTG GTGTCTTCATGAATATTACTGGAAGTTATGACGTTTCGTTTTACATTTCTGGCTCGCTGATGCTCATTTCAGCAGTTATCTGCTACcctttggaaaaaataaatcgatggGAGAAACTTAGAGGTAACGAAGAGAGTCTGGAATTACAATAA